The Tachyglossus aculeatus isolate mTacAcu1 chromosome 4, mTacAcu1.pri, whole genome shotgun sequence genome contains a region encoding:
- the LMO4 gene encoding LIM domain transcription factor LMO4, protein MVNPGSSAQPPPVTAGSLSWKRCAGCGGKIADRFLLYAMDSYWHSRCLKCSCCQAQLGDIGTSCYTKSGMILCRNDYIRLFGNSGACSACGQSIPASELVMRAQGNVYHLKCFTCSTCRNRLVPGDRFHYINGSLFCEHDRPTALINGHLNSLQSNPLLPDQKVC, encoded by the exons ATGGTGAACCCAGGCAGCAGCGCCCAGCCTCCCCCGGTGACGGCTGGCTCCTTGTCCTGGAAGAGGTGCGCGGGTTGCGGGGGGAAGATCGCGGACCGTTTCCTGCTCTATGCCATGGACAGCTACTGGCACAGCCGGTGCCTGAAGTGCTCCTGCTGCCAGGCTCAGCTTGGGGACATCGGCACATCCTGTTACACCAAGAGCGGCATGATCCTGTGCAGGAATGACTATATCAG GTTATTTGGAAATAGTGGCGCTTGCAGTGCTTGCGGACAGTCGATTCCTGCCAGTGAGCTGGTCATGAGGGCACAAGGCAATGTGTATCATCTTAAG TGTTTTACATGCTCTACCTGCCGGAATCGCCTGGTCCCGGGAGACCGGTTTCACTACATCAATGGCAGTTTATTTTGTGAACATGATAGACCTACAGCTCTCATCAATGGCCATTTGAATTCACTTCAGAGCAATCCACTACTCCCAGACCAGAAG